The following proteins come from a genomic window of Flavobacterium crocinum:
- a CDS encoding DinB family protein has protein sequence MYVSEIAENEYSGHFGTYLKQAGEGKLLEELEISLHDFIRFVQNLPMDKFDYRYAEGKWTIKEIIQHVIDTERIFAYRALRFSRNDKTPVPSFEEQDYADNTDANSRHLQDLLMELSAVRHSNLLFYKSLSDEQLKRIGTASGNQISVRALGFIIIGHQKHHQKVFEERYL, from the coding sequence ATGTACGTTAGCGAAATAGCAGAAAACGAGTATTCAGGTCATTTTGGAACTTATTTGAAACAAGCAGGAGAAGGTAAATTGCTTGAAGAGTTAGAAATTTCTCTTCATGATTTTATTCGATTTGTTCAAAATCTTCCGATGGATAAATTTGACTATCGCTATGCGGAAGGAAAATGGACAATTAAAGAGATTATTCAGCATGTAATTGATACTGAACGTATTTTTGCTTACAGAGCTTTACGTTTTTCAAGAAATGATAAAACGCCTGTGCCAAGTTTTGAAGAACAGGATTATGCTGATAATACAGACGCTAATTCAAGACATCTTCAGGATTTGTTGATGGAACTTTCTGCTGTAAGACATTCCAATTTATTGTTTTATAAAAGTTTGTCAGACGAACAATTGAAAAGAATAGGAACTGCTTCTGGTAATCAAATTTCTGTTCGTGCTTTGGGTTTTATTATAATTGGACATCAAAAACACCATCAAAAAGTTTTTGAAGAGAGATATTTATAA
- the recQ gene encoding DNA helicase RecQ, which produces MTSEILHATLKENFGFEKFRPNQENIISTILSGQDTLAIMPTGGGKSICFQLPALILPGITIVISPLIALMKDQVDSLKTNGIAACYINSSQSSQEQQYYIDNLKSNKFKLVYIAPESLSYLDMAFNELTISLIAIDEAHCISSWGHDFRPAYTNLGYLKSRFPSTPVLALTATADKATRTDITKQLNLKKPKTFIASFDRKNLSLEVRPALDRVKQIIDFVEDKPNESGIIYCLSRKTTEELAEKLKKNGITAKAYHAGLDNETRAKTQDQFINDDCQVVCATIAFGMGIDKSNVRWVIHYNLPKNIEGYYQEIGRAGRDGLPAETILFESYADVIQLQKFASEGLNADIQLAKLDRMKQYADAVSCRRKILLSYFGELVTENCGNCDICKNPPTFFDGTILAQKALSAITRLKESEPLAVIIDFLRGSRNTYIYEKNYQELKTYGIGDDVSWYDWNQYLIQLINLGYCEIAFHQHNKILLTPFAKKVLFEGEKVKLTTVVKKTIEKAEIRETRTKVVKNSLFEALRKLRYEIAQEEEVPAYVIFSDASLRQMEILRPMSDEEFLAVEGVGKAKLEKYGDDFIKAIIEFERNKSVVKKEKKESTYSKTLELFQSGISVKEIAEQRNLGETTIISHLAKLYVDGNDINLSQFVSEDEIQSIEKAQIELENPNALRPYFEYFEEKMSYDKIRFGLAFLERKQKLVLSS; this is translated from the coding sequence ATGACTTCAGAAATTTTACACGCAACTTTAAAAGAAAATTTTGGTTTTGAAAAATTCAGACCAAATCAGGAAAATATAATAAGTACGATACTTTCGGGACAAGATACATTAGCAATTATGCCCACAGGTGGAGGAAAATCGATATGCTTTCAGCTTCCGGCTTTAATATTACCTGGAATCACAATTGTAATTTCTCCCTTGATTGCTTTAATGAAAGATCAGGTTGATAGTTTGAAAACAAACGGAATAGCCGCTTGTTATATCAATAGTTCACAATCTTCACAAGAACAGCAGTATTATATTGACAATCTAAAATCTAATAAATTCAAATTAGTTTATATTGCTCCGGAAAGTCTTTCGTATCTGGACATGGCTTTTAATGAATTAACTATTAGCCTGATAGCAATTGATGAAGCGCACTGTATTTCATCCTGGGGGCATGATTTCAGACCTGCCTACACCAATTTGGGATATTTAAAAAGTCGCTTCCCTTCTACTCCGGTTCTGGCTTTAACAGCAACAGCAGACAAAGCTACACGTACAGATATTACCAAGCAACTGAATCTAAAAAAGCCTAAAACGTTTATTGCTTCTTTTGATCGAAAAAATCTGAGTTTAGAAGTTCGTCCTGCATTAGATCGTGTTAAACAAATAATTGATTTTGTTGAAGATAAACCTAATGAATCCGGAATTATTTACTGCCTTAGTCGCAAAACAACTGAAGAGCTTGCAGAGAAATTAAAGAAAAACGGAATTACAGCAAAAGCTTATCATGCTGGTCTGGATAATGAAACCCGAGCCAAAACTCAGGATCAGTTTATTAATGACGATTGTCAGGTTGTTTGTGCGACTATTGCTTTTGGGATGGGAATTGACAAATCTAACGTTCGTTGGGTTATCCATTATAATCTTCCTAAAAATATAGAAGGATATTATCAGGAAATTGGGAGGGCTGGTCGTGATGGCCTTCCGGCAGAAACTATTTTATTTGAAAGTTATGCAGATGTGATTCAGCTTCAGAAATTTGCATCTGAAGGATTAAACGCAGATATTCAGCTGGCAAAATTAGATCGTATGAAGCAGTATGCTGATGCCGTAAGCTGTCGTAGAAAAATTCTTCTTTCTTATTTTGGAGAACTTGTCACCGAAAACTGTGGAAACTGCGATATTTGCAAAAATCCTCCAACTTTTTTCGATGGGACGATTCTCGCCCAAAAAGCTTTGTCAGCAATCACACGTTTAAAAGAATCGGAGCCTTTGGCAGTAATTATAGACTTTTTGCGAGGCTCGAGAAATACCTATATCTACGAAAAAAATTATCAAGAACTAAAAACGTACGGAATTGGCGATGATGTTTCCTGGTATGACTGGAATCAATATTTAATTCAGCTTATAAACTTAGGATATTGCGAAATCGCTTTCCATCAGCACAACAAAATATTACTGACTCCTTTTGCTAAAAAAGTTTTATTTGAAGGCGAAAAAGTAAAGTTAACTACTGTTGTTAAGAAAACAATTGAAAAAGCAGAAATTAGAGAAACTAGAACTAAAGTCGTTAAAAATTCTCTTTTTGAAGCACTTCGTAAACTACGCTATGAAATTGCACAAGAAGAAGAAGTTCCGGCTTATGTTATTTTCAGTGATGCATCGTTGCGCCAGATGGAAATTTTACGCCCAATGAGTGATGAAGAGTTTCTTGCTGTGGAAGGTGTCGGAAAGGCAAAATTGGAGAAATACGGAGATGATTTTATCAAAGCTATTATAGAATTTGAAAGAAACAAATCTGTAGTCAAAAAAGAGAAAAAAGAAAGTACGTACTCTAAAACACTAGAGTTGTTCCAAAGTGGAATTTCTGTAAAGGAAATTGCTGAACAACGAAATTTAGGCGAAACCACAATTATTTCTCATTTAGCCAAATTATACGTTGATGGAAATGATATCAATTTAAGTCAATTTGTTTCAGAAGATGAAATTCAATCTATTGAAAAAGCGCAAATAGAACTGGAAAATCCGAACGCATTAAGACCTTATTTTGAGTATTTTGAAGAAAAAATGTCCTATGATAAGATAAGATTTGGGTTGGCATTTTTGGAGAGAAAACAGAAATTAGTTTTGTCATCTTGA
- a CDS encoding DNA primase, with translation MKRVIVDYAKLTNEILNLLVEKFPDGYDDSDVIRFRNAKNELVEAVEVRTEDTIYLVKISTKLADRIENYDEDDDLDVDVDAIAPVKGLDLDDDISDDDDDEDDNQDKPDSDGGDDDDDDDDNDKADTDYDEDEEDED, from the coding sequence ATGAAAAGAGTTATAGTAGACTACGCTAAACTTACCAATGAAATTTTAAACCTTTTGGTTGAAAAATTTCCTGATGGTTACGATGATTCGGATGTAATCCGTTTTAGAAATGCTAAAAACGAATTGGTTGAGGCTGTTGAAGTACGTACTGAGGACACTATCTACTTAGTTAAGATTAGTACTAAACTTGCTGACAGAATTGAAAACTACGATGAAGATGATGATTTAGATGTTGATGTAGATGCAATTGCACCAGTTAAAGGTTTAGATCTTGATGATGATATTAGCGACGATGACGACGACGAAGATGATAATCAAGATAAACCAGATTCTGACGGTGGAGACGATGATGACGATGATGATGACAACGATAAGGCAGATACTGATTACGACGAAGATGAAGAGGATGAAGATTAA
- a CDS encoding deoxyhypusine synthase family protein, translating to MKGPISQFIEKHYLHFNSASLVDAAKAYEQQLADGAKMLVSMAGAMSTAEIGKIFAEVIRQDKVHIISCTGANLEEDIMNLVAHSHYERVPNYRDLTPEDEWALLERGLNRVTDTCIPEHEAFRRLQKHIYKIWKDADDKGERYFPHEFMYKMLLSGVLEEYYEIDLKDSWMYAAAEKNLPIIVPGWEDSTMGNIFASYVIKGDLKASTMKSGIEYMTFLADWYSKNSSNGIGFFQIGGGIAGDFPICVVPMLYQDMEMHDVPFWSYFCQISDSTTSYGSYSGAVPNEKITWGKLDIKTPKFIIESDATIVAPLIFAYLLDL from the coding sequence ATGAAAGGACCAATCAGTCAGTTTATTGAAAAACATTATTTGCATTTCAATTCTGCTTCATTAGTAGATGCTGCAAAAGCATACGAGCAGCAATTAGCCGATGGTGCAAAGATGCTGGTAAGTATGGCTGGCGCAATGAGTACAGCAGAAATTGGAAAAATTTTTGCTGAAGTAATCAGACAAGACAAAGTACATATTATTTCATGTACCGGAGCAAATCTGGAAGAAGACATCATGAACCTTGTAGCTCATTCTCACTACGAAAGAGTTCCAAATTACCGTGACTTAACTCCTGAAGACGAATGGGCTTTATTGGAAAGAGGATTAAACCGTGTTACTGACACTTGTATCCCTGAACACGAAGCATTCCGTCGTTTACAAAAACACATTTACAAAATTTGGAAAGACGCAGACGATAAAGGAGAACGTTATTTTCCGCATGAATTCATGTACAAAATGTTGTTGTCAGGTGTTCTAGAAGAATATTATGAAATTGATTTAAAAGATAGCTGGATGTATGCAGCTGCAGAGAAAAATTTACCGATTATCGTACCGGGATGGGAAGATAGCACAATGGGAAATATCTTTGCTTCATACGTAATTAAAGGAGATTTAAAAGCATCAACCATGAAATCCGGAATTGAGTACATGACTTTCTTAGCAGATTGGTATTCAAAAAACAGTTCAAACGGTATTGGATTCTTCCAAATCGGTGGTGGTATTGCAGGTGATTTCCCTATCTGTGTGGTTCCAATGCTTTACCAGGATATGGAAATGCACGATGTTCCATTTTGGAGTTATTTCTGCCAGATTTCTGATTCAACAACTAGTTATGGATCTTATTCCGGAGCAGTTCCAAATGAGAAAATCACTTGGGGTAAATTAGATATCAAGACCCCTAAATTTATTATTGAGTCGGATGCTACAATCGTTGCTCCGTTAATTTTCGCATATTTATTAGATTTATAA
- a CDS encoding type III PLP-dependent enzyme domain-containing protein, which translates to MNTKYSDLINQTYYFPQEEFKLNKDNLLFHNIDLMKLVEQYGTPLKFTYLPQISENINKAKAWFRKSMEKNKYDAKYYYCYCTKSSHFEYIMNEAFKNNIHIETSSAFDVNIVENLLENGKINKSTYVICNGFKRDEYISNIARLINNGHKNTIPIIDNYEELDLLQAEIKGKFKIGIRIAAEEEPKFEFYTSRLGIGYKNIVSFYKKQIQENDKLELKMLHFFINTGINDTSYYWNELVKCIKVYIALKKECPTLDGLNIGGGFPIKNSLAFEYDYQYMIDEIINQIKIACDEAEVDVPNIFTEFGSFTVGESGGAIYQILYQKQQNDREKWNMIDSSFITTLPDTWAINKRFIMLAINRWNDTYERVLLGGLTCDSDDYYNSEQNMNAIYLPKYNKEKPLYIGFFNTGAYQETIGGYGGLHHCLIPQPKHILIDRDENGILATEVFSEQQTSDDVLKILGYKKKL; encoded by the coding sequence ATGAATACAAAATATTCTGATCTAATAAATCAAACATACTACTTTCCACAAGAGGAATTTAAATTAAACAAAGACAACCTTTTATTTCATAACATCGATTTAATGAAATTGGTTGAACAATATGGTACTCCATTAAAGTTTACTTATTTGCCTCAAATTTCTGAAAATATCAACAAAGCAAAAGCTTGGTTCAGAAAATCAATGGAAAAGAATAAGTACGACGCAAAATACTACTATTGCTACTGTACAAAAAGTTCTCATTTTGAATATATCATGAATGAGGCTTTCAAAAACAATATTCATATCGAAACTTCATCAGCATTTGATGTTAATATTGTAGAGAATTTATTAGAAAACGGAAAAATCAACAAAAGTACTTATGTAATTTGTAACGGTTTCAAAAGAGACGAATATATTAGCAATATTGCGAGATTAATCAATAACGGACATAAGAATACCATTCCAATTATTGATAATTATGAAGAATTAGATTTACTTCAGGCTGAAATTAAAGGTAAATTCAAAATCGGAATTCGTATTGCAGCAGAGGAAGAGCCTAAATTTGAGTTTTATACTTCAAGATTAGGAATTGGTTACAAAAACATTGTTTCTTTCTATAAAAAACAAATTCAGGAGAATGATAAATTAGAGCTTAAAATGCTTCACTTTTTCATTAATACCGGAATTAATGATACATCATATTACTGGAATGAGCTTGTAAAATGTATTAAAGTGTACATTGCTCTTAAAAAGGAGTGTCCAACTCTTGACGGTTTGAACATTGGCGGTGGTTTCCCTATTAAAAATTCACTTGCTTTTGAATATGATTACCAATACATGATTGACGAAATTATCAATCAGATTAAAATTGCTTGTGATGAAGCTGAAGTAGATGTTCCAAATATATTTACGGAATTTGGATCCTTTACTGTAGGCGAAAGCGGTGGTGCAATCTATCAGATTTTGTATCAAAAACAACAAAATGATAGAGAAAAATGGAATATGATTGATTCATCTTTCATTACTACTTTACCAGATACTTGGGCTATAAACAAACGTTTTATCATGTTGGCTATTAATCGCTGGAATGATACTTACGAACGGGTTCTGTTGGGAGGTCTTACTTGTGATAGTGACGATTATTACAATTCTGAACAAAACATGAATGCCATTTATTTGCCAAAGTACAATAAAGAAAAACCACTTTACATTGGTTTCTTTAATACTGGCGCTTATCAGGAGACAATTGGAGGATACGGAGGTCTTCACCACTGTTTGATTCCACAGCCAAAACACATCTTAATAGATCGTGATGAAAATGGTATTCTGGCAACAGAAGTTTTCTCAGAACAACAGACTTCTGACGATGTATTAAAAATTCTAGGCTACAAAAAAAAGTTGTAA
- the aroB gene encoding 3-dehydroquinate synthase: MNSIQANNYLVHFNQNAYEALNKHLRENKYSNIFIIVDDQTNEYCLPKFIPHLETELAIEIIEFEAGEANKNIETCIEIWNILTELGGDRKSLVINVGGGVVTDLGGFVASTFKRGVDFINVPTTLLSMVDASVGGKTGVDLGNLKNQIGVINVPQMVLIDTEYLETLPQTEMRSGLAEMLKHGLIYDAPYWRQFSDLKSIVFDELDQLIYRSVEIKNEIVIQDPTEKNIRKALNFGHTLGHAIESYFLESEEKTTLLHGEAIAVGMILESYISLQKNLITEQEYREIKTIIKGIYDDVIFEENDIDPILELLIHDKKNEYGTIQFALIEGIGKIKINQSVENKLILDAFQDYKS; the protein is encoded by the coding sequence ATGAACTCTATTCAAGCCAATAATTACCTCGTACATTTTAACCAAAATGCTTACGAAGCTTTAAATAAACATTTAAGAGAAAATAAATATTCTAATATATTTATAATTGTCGATGATCAAACCAATGAATATTGTCTTCCTAAATTTATTCCGCATTTAGAGACAGAATTGGCTATCGAAATTATAGAGTTTGAAGCTGGTGAGGCTAATAAAAATATTGAGACTTGTATCGAGATATGGAATATTTTAACGGAACTTGGAGGCGATAGAAAATCACTTGTAATTAATGTTGGTGGCGGTGTAGTTACAGATTTAGGAGGTTTTGTTGCTTCTACTTTTAAAAGAGGTGTAGATTTCATTAATGTTCCGACTACCTTATTGTCTATGGTGGATGCTTCTGTTGGAGGAAAGACGGGAGTTGACTTAGGAAATCTTAAAAATCAGATCGGCGTTATTAATGTGCCTCAAATGGTTTTAATCGATACTGAATATCTTGAAACTTTGCCTCAAACCGAAATGCGTTCCGGATTAGCTGAAATGTTGAAACACGGTTTAATTTATGACGCACCTTACTGGAGACAGTTTTCAGATTTAAAATCGATTGTTTTTGATGAACTAGATCAATTGATTTATCGTTCGGTTGAAATTAAGAATGAAATCGTAATTCAGGATCCAACTGAAAAAAACATTCGTAAAGCATTGAATTTCGGACATACTTTAGGACATGCTATCGAAAGTTACTTTTTGGAAAGTGAAGAAAAAACAACTTTGCTACATGGAGAAGCTATTGCTGTCGGAATGATTTTAGAAAGTTATATTTCACTTCAAAAAAATCTAATTACGGAACAAGAATACAGAGAAATCAAAACCATTATCAAAGGCATTTATGATGATGTGATTTTTGAAGAAAATGATATCGATCCGATCTTAGAATTACTCATTCACGACAAAAAAAATGAATACGGTACAATTCAATTTGCATTAATTGAGGGAATCGGAAAAATAAAAATTAACCAATCCGTTGAAAATAAATTAATTCTGGACGCGTTTCAAGATTATAAATCTTAA
- a CDS encoding proline dehydrogenase family protein, translated as MEKIFDNTQVAFSLKSDTELDRAYFLFKMIDSEPLVRIGTAVTNFAIKAHLPVEGLIRATVFDHFCGGVNENDCLTVVDKMFTKGVSSVLDYSVEGKEEEEQFDAALAMTLRTVEFAKERLAIPFAVFKPTGLGRFELYEKLGEKQTLSPAEQAEWDRVVARFDKICSEAHKKDVALLIDGEESWMQDAADDLVTDMMRKYNKEKAIVFNTLQMYRWDRLDYLKGLHEIAKNEGFYIGMKLVRGAYMEKENKRAEEKGYVSPICVSKQATDDNYDAAVQYMADHLETMSIFAGTHNELSSYKLMEILAQKGITKNDNRIWFGQLYGMSDNISYNLAENGYNVAKYLPFGPVKDVMPYLIRRAEENTSVAGQTSRELSMIKTERKRRKGKE; from the coding sequence ATGGAAAAAATATTCGATAACACTCAGGTTGCATTCTCACTTAAAAGTGACACAGAACTTGATAGAGCTTATTTTCTTTTTAAAATGATTGACAGTGAACCCTTAGTACGAATTGGTACTGCTGTTACAAATTTTGCTATAAAGGCGCATCTTCCTGTTGAAGGATTAATTCGCGCTACTGTTTTTGATCACTTTTGTGGTGGAGTAAACGAAAACGACTGCTTGACTGTAGTTGATAAAATGTTTACTAAAGGAGTTTCATCTGTTTTGGATTATTCAGTTGAAGGAAAAGAAGAAGAGGAGCAGTTTGATGCAGCTCTGGCAATGACATTAAGAACTGTTGAGTTTGCAAAAGAACGTCTTGCTATTCCATTTGCGGTTTTTAAGCCAACCGGTTTAGGGCGTTTTGAATTATATGAAAAATTAGGAGAGAAACAAACTTTATCACCAGCAGAACAAGCAGAATGGGATAGAGTAGTAGCTCGTTTTGATAAAATCTGTAGTGAAGCTCACAAAAAAGATGTAGCGTTATTGATTGACGGTGAAGAAAGCTGGATGCAGGATGCTGCCGACGATTTAGTTACAGATATGATGCGTAAATACAACAAAGAAAAAGCAATTGTATTTAACACTTTACAGATGTACCGATGGGATCGTTTGGATTATCTAAAAGGTCTGCACGAAATCGCTAAAAATGAAGGTTTCTATATCGGAATGAAGCTGGTTCGTGGTGCTTATATGGAGAAAGAAAACAAAAGAGCGGAGGAAAAAGGATACGTTTCTCCAATCTGTGTTTCTAAGCAAGCTACAGACGATAATTATGATGCTGCTGTTCAATACATGGCAGATCATTTGGAGACGATGTCAATTTTTGCAGGAACCCACAACGAATTAAGTTCTTATAAATTAATGGAAATTTTAGCTCAAAAAGGCATTACTAAAAATGATAACCGAATCTGGTTTGGGCAATTATACGGAATGAGTGATAATATTAGCTACAACTTAGCAGAAAACGGTTATAATGTAGCAAAATATCTGCCATTCGGACCTGTAAAAGATGTTATGCCATACTTGATTCGTCGTGCTGAAGAAAATACTTCAGTTGCTGGACAAACAAGCCGCGAATTATCCATGATTAAAACAGAGCGTAAACGCCGAAAAGGAAAGGAGTAG
- a CDS encoding ABC transporter ATP-binding protein, which translates to MARFKENDLPKSKITATSLNKAKTIFTYAGHHKWKFFIGLIFLLLTGATALAFPKLMGMLVDCVKNKNNDQANTIALGLIVILFLQSFFSFFRLSLFVNFTENTLANLRLALYTNLVKLPMTFFSQKRVGELNSRISADITQIQDTLTTTIAEFLRQFILIIGGVILLATESFKLTLLMLAVVPLVAVAAVIFGRFIRKYSKQVQDQVAESQVIVEETMQGISIVKAFANEWYEIARYKGKIHDVVKLAIKGGKYRGYFASFIIFCLFGAIVAVVWYGVRLSIGGEMSVGQLISFVLYSTFVGASFGGIAELYAQIQKAIGATERVFELLDESPEKINPEYKGAQEKIKGNVTFKNVAFSYPTRQEVQVLKDVNFTAEFGQKIAIVGPSGAGKSTISSLLLRFYDIISGEITVDGKNIYDYDLENLRGNMSIVPQDVILFGGTIKENIAYGKPDATDEEIMQAAKQANAFNFVDGFPEKFETLVGERGVKLSGGQRQRIAIARALLKNPSILILDEATSSLDSESEKLVQEALEVLMEGRTSIIIAHRLSTIRNADKILVLDNGKISEEGTHQELINLENGIYKNLSNLQFSNS; encoded by the coding sequence ATGGCACGATTTAAAGAAAATGATTTACCAAAATCAAAAATAACGGCTACTTCCCTTAATAAAGCAAAAACAATTTTTACATACGCAGGACATCATAAATGGAAATTCTTCATTGGTTTGATTTTTCTGCTTTTAACAGGCGCTACTGCCCTCGCCTTTCCTAAGTTAATGGGAATGCTTGTAGATTGTGTGAAAAATAAAAATAACGACCAGGCAAATACAATTGCTTTAGGTTTAATTGTAATTCTGTTTTTACAGTCTTTTTTCTCATTCTTTCGATTATCATTATTCGTAAACTTTACCGAAAATACACTGGCAAATTTACGTTTGGCTTTGTATACGAATTTGGTAAAATTACCAATGACTTTCTTCTCTCAAAAAAGAGTTGGTGAATTAAACAGTAGAATCAGTGCTGATATAACACAAATTCAGGATACTTTAACAACAACAATAGCGGAGTTTTTACGTCAGTTTATTTTAATTATCGGTGGTGTTATTCTTTTAGCTACTGAAAGTTTTAAACTTACTTTATTAATGCTTGCTGTAGTGCCTTTGGTAGCTGTTGCGGCCGTAATTTTTGGAAGATTCATTAGAAAGTATTCCAAACAGGTACAAGATCAGGTTGCCGAAAGTCAGGTAATCGTGGAAGAAACAATGCAGGGAATCAGCATTGTAAAAGCTTTTGCAAACGAATGGTACGAAATTGCGAGGTATAAAGGAAAAATTCACGATGTGGTAAAATTGGCTATCAAAGGTGGTAAATACCGTGGTTATTTTGCTTCGTTTATCATTTTCTGCTTGTTCGGAGCTATTGTTGCCGTGGTTTGGTATGGTGTTCGTTTAAGTATTGGAGGCGAAATGAGTGTTGGGCAATTAATTTCATTTGTACTTTACTCTACCTTTGTTGGAGCTTCTTTTGGAGGAATTGCCGAATTATATGCGCAGATTCAAAAAGCAATTGGTGCAACCGAAAGAGTTTTTGAATTATTAGACGAAAGTCCGGAAAAAATCAACCCGGAATATAAAGGCGCCCAAGAAAAAATTAAAGGAAACGTTACTTTTAAAAATGTCGCGTTTAGTTATCCAACACGTCAGGAAGTTCAGGTTTTAAAAGATGTTAATTTCACAGCCGAATTCGGTCAGAAAATTGCAATTGTTGGCCCAAGTGGTGCTGGAAAATCGACTATATCTTCGCTTTTGCTTCGCTTTTATGATATTATTTCAGGAGAAATCACGGTTGATGGAAAAAATATTTACGATTACGATTTAGAAAACCTTAGAGGAAATATGAGCATTGTTCCTCAGGACGTAATTTTGTTTGGAGGAACAATTAAGGAAAATATCGCTTACGGAAAACCAGATGCAACCGACGAAGAAATTATGCAAGCTGCTAAACAAGCAAACGCTTTCAATTTTGTTGATGGTTTCCCTGAGAAATTCGAAACTTTAGTTGGAGAACGCGGTGTAAAACTTTCAGGCGGACAGCGTCAGCGTATTGCTATTGCGAGAGCTTTGCTGAAAAACCCAAGTATTTTGATTCTAGACGAAGCAACATCCTCTTTAGACAGTGAAAGCGAAAAACTGGTTCAGGAAGCTTTAGAGGTATTAATGGAAGGAAGAACAAGCATTATCATTGCACACAGACTTTCAACGATTAGAAATGCTGATAAGATTTTAGTTTTAGATAACGGAAAAATCTCTGAAGAAGGAACACATCAGGAATTAATAAACCTCGAAAACGGAATTTACAAGAATTTAAGCAACTTACAATTTAGTAATTCTTAA
- a CDS encoding VOC family protein, whose amino-acid sequence MEIRLLVIRTNDQKRLADFYSLLGLKFDYHKHGNSPMHYSAEIGSLVLEIYPLAKNQTEPEINTRLGFAIDNFEATLKLLNDNNIMFSEPLQTDFGFLTIVSDPDGRKVELYKK is encoded by the coding sequence ATGGAAATTAGACTTTTAGTAATACGAACAAATGACCAAAAACGTCTTGCTGACTTTTACAGTTTGCTGGGTTTAAAATTTGATTATCATAAACACGGGAACTCCCCTATGCATTATTCGGCAGAAATTGGAAGTTTAGTTTTGGAAATTTATCCCTTAGCAAAAAATCAAACCGAACCAGAGATAAATACGAGATTAGGTTTTGCAATTGATAATTTTGAAGCAACATTGAAATTATTGAATGATAACAACATAATGTTTTCAGAACCTTTACAAACTGACTTTGGCTTTTTGACTATTGTTTCAGATCCTGATGGACGAAAAGTTGAGCTTTATAAAAAGTAA